A region of Candidatus Liberibacter africanus PTSAPSY DNA encodes the following proteins:
- the addB gene encoding double-strand break repair protein AddB, which yields MQHKQPNIFTIAPSSPFFKEMIIALLDGKLVENFQYDPSDPLSLASVTIYVPTKRAIQELRSEFIEITGKKSIILPTIKSLGDITEGNFTADLLLSCDLNPPVSNIQRLLELAHLILMWRNKLPNSIKDLYPESPLSLPISPANAIWLAKNLADIIDTIETEEKTWDGLYALQNEQYGMWGLLALGFLKIANQYWTDRLSELNASSPAKYQIDLMHAEEKSLLNEKKWPVIIAGSTGSIPATARLMSTVANNPNGAIVLPGLDFSISNKIWDKITDKSPRISNSNATYSMHPQYSLANLLQFLKIKREDVKNLGKIDEEMYMRSVVISKSFLPSDTSETENTSILDNNILQNIQKYFSDVSLVEADNEREEATAIAVALRMSLDENKKTKSALITADRNLSRRVKLELIRFGIDVDISAGIPLSNTLQNSILTSLLNAVFKPSDTIAIANLIKHPLAKFGFSEKHLYKAKNALELIALRKNTNSYDIVRLKSLVLERIATQQHSSHVPLWQSRLSDEDKDLASSLADHITQSIIPLVTHKNDTLSISDWTKLTANCLQNICFDEHAKLPNLWRAEEGKAISSLFQKIVETSSSIKANAIEWIDIITALIAGETVAPINDKSSNIFILGTLESRLLSFDTVILGGLNEGIWPKHPPKNPFLSRMMQSDLGLEIDEKYIGQASHDFEMASGTRHLIYSRSLRANNIPTIASRWLQRLLVFGGNAFADDLKKKGQCYLDWARNLDNTKKQPSHIRPKPFPPLEIQPKTYSFTEIKTLISDPYAIYAKKILKLDFIPRFKKDPDPRDRGTLFHNIISELIKKGINKNTPEINCLMQKIVDSSFEQENLPPHIDIIWRHLFHKISHSFLEHEEKRQDLIEKSFVNVPAKMKIESVGIHLTGNADRIDLLKSGFVDIIDYKTGNNPTENMARELTDPQLSLEAAALQAGAFTQIDCKKVDNLFYIRLKKKFKEDCITDNNKENYSADALAEKSLSNFIEMITLLQSGKKPFISYLRLPKESNTWSEYDHLARIAEWRDKYDTS from the coding sequence ATGCAACATAAACAACCCAATATTTTTACTATTGCACCATCTTCTCCTTTTTTTAAAGAGATGATCATTGCTCTCTTAGATGGAAAGTTAGTGGAAAATTTTCAATATGATCCATCTGACCCTCTATCCTTAGCTTCAGTTACAATTTATGTGCCAACAAAACGTGCAATCCAGGAATTACGTTCAGAATTTATTGAAATCACAGGCAAGAAATCTATCATCCTACCAACTATAAAATCATTGGGAGATATTACAGAAGGAAACTTCACTGCGGATCTTTTGTTATCATGTGATCTAAATCCTCCTGTCTCTAATATACAGCGACTTTTGGAACTAGCACATTTAATTCTCATGTGGAGAAACAAGTTGCCGAATAGCATCAAAGATCTCTATCCTGAATCACCATTAAGCCTTCCAATAAGTCCTGCTAATGCCATTTGGCTCGCAAAAAATTTAGCAGATATTATTGATACAATTGAAACAGAAGAAAAAACATGGGACGGCTTGTACGCGCTTCAAAACGAGCAATATGGTATGTGGGGGTTACTCGCTTTAGGCTTTTTAAAAATTGCCAATCAATATTGGACAGACAGACTTTCTGAGCTTAATGCTTCTTCTCCTGCCAAGTACCAAATAGATCTCATGCACGCTGAAGAAAAATCTCTTTTGAACGAGAAAAAATGGCCTGTAATTATTGCAGGATCAACTGGATCCATCCCTGCGACAGCTAGATTAATGTCAACTGTAGCAAACAATCCAAACGGCGCAATAGTTTTGCCAGGACTAGATTTTTCCATCTCAAATAAAATATGGGATAAAATTACAGACAAATCTCCTAGAATTTCTAACTCAAATGCAACATATTCAATGCATCCGCAATATTCTTTAGCCAATCTTTTGCAATTTTTGAAAATTAAACGTGAGGATGTCAAAAATTTAGGAAAAATTGATGAAGAAATGTATATGCGCTCAGTGGTTATTTCAAAATCATTTTTGCCATCGGATACTTCTGAAACAGAAAATACAAGTATATTAGACAATAATATACTACAAAATATCCAAAAATATTTTTCTGATGTATCATTAGTTGAAGCAGATAACGAACGCGAGGAAGCCACAGCTATAGCCGTTGCATTACGAATGTCTCTTGACGAAAATAAAAAAACAAAATCCGCACTGATAACAGCCGATCGCAACCTATCTCGTCGTGTAAAACTAGAACTTATACGCTTTGGAATAGATGTTGATATTTCTGCTGGTATACCATTATCAAACACACTACAAAACTCCATTCTTACATCACTTTTAAATGCAGTCTTTAAACCCAGTGATACCATCGCTATTGCTAACTTAATCAAACATCCTCTGGCAAAATTTGGATTTTCTGAAAAACATTTATATAAAGCAAAAAATGCACTTGAATTAATTGCGTTGCGGAAAAATACAAATTCTTATGATATAGTACGTTTAAAATCTCTAGTTCTTGAGAGAATTGCTACGCAACAACATAGTTCACACGTTCCTCTTTGGCAATCACGATTATCTGACGAAGATAAAGATCTCGCGAGCTCACTAGCGGATCACATTACACAATCCATAATACCTTTAGTTACACATAAGAATGATACTTTAAGTATATCCGATTGGACAAAATTAACAGCGAATTGCTTGCAAAATATATGCTTTGATGAGCATGCGAAACTACCTAATTTGTGGCGGGCAGAAGAAGGAAAGGCTATCTCTTCGTTATTCCAAAAAATCGTTGAAACTAGTTCTTCTATAAAAGCAAATGCTATTGAGTGGATTGATATTATTACAGCACTTATCGCCGGAGAAACGGTTGCTCCTATAAATGACAAATCATCCAATATCTTCATACTAGGGACGTTAGAATCTAGGTTATTGAGTTTTGACACAGTAATACTCGGAGGACTTAACGAAGGAATTTGGCCGAAACATCCTCCTAAAAATCCGTTTTTATCACGCATGATGCAATCTGATCTAGGATTAGAAATAGATGAAAAATACATAGGTCAAGCATCCCATGATTTTGAAATGGCCAGCGGAACACGCCATCTTATATATTCACGCTCTTTACGAGCAAACAATATTCCAACCATTGCATCACGTTGGTTACAACGACTTTTAGTTTTTGGAGGAAACGCTTTCGCTGATGATCTCAAAAAAAAAGGTCAATGCTATCTAGATTGGGCGAGAAATTTAGATAATACAAAAAAACAACCATCCCACATACGTCCGAAACCTTTCCCTCCCCTAGAAATACAACCTAAAACTTATTCCTTTACAGAGATCAAAACGCTGATAAGTGATCCATATGCTATTTATGCAAAGAAAATTCTCAAATTAGATTTTATCCCCCGCTTTAAAAAAGATCCTGATCCAAGGGATCGTGGAACGCTTTTTCATAATATTATTTCAGAACTTATAAAAAAAGGAATCAATAAAAATACACCCGAAATCAATTGTCTTATGCAAAAAATTGTTGATTCTTCTTTTGAACAAGAAAACTTACCTCCGCATATTGATATTATTTGGCGTCATCTTTTTCATAAAATATCTCATTCTTTTTTAGAACATGAAGAAAAGAGACAAGATTTAATAGAAAAAAGCTTTGTCAATGTTCCCGCCAAAATGAAAATAGAATCTGTTGGAATTCATTTAACTGGCAATGCCGATCGCATTGATCTCTTAAAATCAGGATTTGTTGATATCATAGATTATAAAACTGGTAATAATCCTACTGAAAATATGGCTAGAGAACTTACTGATCCACAACTTTCGTTAGAAGCTGCAGCTTTGCAAGCTGGGGCTTTTACTCAAATTGATTGTAAAAAAGTCGATAATCTTTTTTACATAAGACTCAAAAAGAAATTTAAAGAAGATTGTATTACAGATAATAATAAAGAAAATTATTCTGCTGATGCACTTGCAGAAAAATCTCTCAGTAACTTCATAGAGATGATAACATTATTACAAAGTGGCAAGAAGCCCTTTATATCATATCTACGTCTTCCAAAAGAATCTAATACTTGGAGTGAATATGATCACCTCGCCCGCATAGCAGAATGGAGAGACAAATATGATACATCATAA
- a CDS encoding sensor histidine kinase: protein MMNNTATIGTGNELGVWTIFSCKMAIFGTLIGILSATIIAIILLIQQRNHLAKKINETYSFLSKVYYQLSKYHSLLTKSDCLIIIWDGKDEKPEIIGQLNHEIDNIQTDIDILSFENWLKFHHYIKLSKAIEKLRQNGECFNLVAETKNDCAIKIEGGVSGSCAFLRILTLNGIYSELAETILQCKKLSSHMSIFKSLFDSLDFLVWQLDQRGNVIWTNSSYKINTRIEESHIQKTIVDNHKLFAEELKNKMLSSGKSEEEFCETISTFEHGENESYKIIRVLNSFGEAGIAIDFTKEITVTNQLTYTYEILHNLAFAIAIFDKNGYLQFYNQSFVKLWGIDPKFLESNPSNDELLEFLRSSNKLPEQLNWKTWKENIFSSYKSLGTHEDNWHLPNGQTLHVIVSYSPLGGTIWLFENLTVQVNLETKYNTLVKVQGETIDHLSEGVAVFGPDGKIKLSNPAFRSLWQTDEERVSPGTHIRNIAATCSRYYNKSDGWDIFAAIITSFDDERKSLHGTLELLSGSVLEYSLLPLPNAQTMLTFVNVTDSVRAERALTEKNEALRKADEIKNNFVQHVSYELRSPLTNIIGFTDLLKTTTSGSLNPKQSQYVDYISTSSEILLNLVNDILDLATVDAGIMKLNYSTIVLSDFLDEVKQSISSKMNENNIRLTVVSNGNLGTLVADRQRLFQIFAKILSNATDFSSKNYTVILEASRDNGDFVFSITNNGSSIPEDMCKNIFNRFVSNAHHGQRKRVGLGLSIVESFVNLHGGNVSINSCHEGITKINCRIPSKE from the coding sequence ATGATGAACAACACAGCGACAATCGGCACTGGAAATGAATTAGGAGTTTGGACAATTTTCTCTTGTAAAATGGCAATATTTGGAACGCTAATTGGAATACTATCAGCCACCATCATCGCGATAATATTGCTTATCCAACAACGAAATCATCTCGCCAAAAAGATCAATGAAACATATTCGTTTCTTTCCAAGGTATATTACCAATTATCAAAATACCATTCCTTGTTAACTAAAAGTGATTGTCTTATCATTATTTGGGATGGAAAAGATGAAAAACCTGAAATAATCGGACAATTGAATCATGAAATAGATAATATTCAAACAGACATTGATATTTTGTCTTTTGAAAATTGGTTAAAATTTCATCACTATATAAAGCTGTCAAAGGCAATAGAAAAACTCCGCCAAAATGGCGAGTGCTTTAATCTCGTGGCGGAGACCAAAAATGATTGCGCCATTAAAATAGAAGGAGGAGTATCTGGAAGTTGTGCTTTTCTTCGTATTTTAACTCTTAACGGAATATATTCAGAGTTAGCAGAAACGATTTTGCAATGCAAAAAACTTAGTAGCCATATGTCAATTTTCAAATCATTGTTTGATTCTCTTGATTTTTTAGTATGGCAACTTGATCAGAGGGGGAATGTCATTTGGACTAATTCTAGCTATAAAATCAATACAAGAATAGAAGAAAGTCATATCCAAAAAACCATTGTTGACAATCATAAATTATTCGCAGAAGAACTTAAAAATAAAATGCTGTCTTCTGGTAAATCAGAAGAAGAATTCTGCGAAACTATCTCAACGTTCGAACATGGAGAAAACGAATCTTATAAGATAATTCGAGTATTAAATTCTTTTGGAGAAGCGGGAATCGCCATAGATTTTACCAAAGAAATCACTGTTACTAATCAACTTACCTATACATATGAAATATTACATAATTTAGCATTTGCCATAGCTATATTTGATAAAAATGGATATTTACAATTTTACAATCAATCTTTTGTAAAATTATGGGGAATAGATCCGAAATTTCTAGAATCTAATCCAAGTAATGATGAACTTCTTGAATTTTTAAGATCTTCTAATAAATTACCAGAGCAGCTCAATTGGAAAACTTGGAAAGAAAATATTTTTTCTAGTTATAAATCCTTGGGAACGCATGAAGATAATTGGCATTTGCCTAATGGACAAACACTACATGTTATAGTTTCTTATAGCCCCCTAGGCGGAACAATTTGGTTGTTTGAAAATTTGACAGTCCAAGTAAATTTAGAAACGAAATATAATACCCTTGTAAAAGTACAGGGAGAAACTATCGACCATCTATCTGAAGGTGTCGCTGTTTTCGGCCCAGATGGTAAAATTAAGTTATCAAATCCTGCCTTTAGATCTCTTTGGCAAACAGACGAGGAGCGAGTGTCTCCCGGAACACATATCCGAAACATTGCGGCTACATGTTCAAGATATTACAATAAATCAGATGGATGGGATATATTTGCTGCAATTATCACGAGCTTTGATGATGAAAGAAAATCATTACATGGCACACTTGAACTTTTATCAGGTTCAGTTCTTGAATATTCTTTACTTCCTTTACCAAATGCACAAACTATGTTAACATTTGTAAATGTGACAGATTCAGTAAGAGCAGAACGAGCTTTAACAGAAAAAAATGAAGCATTACGAAAAGCAGATGAAATTAAAAATAATTTTGTCCAACATGTGTCATATGAATTGCGTTCTCCTTTAACAAATATTATTGGATTTACTGATTTACTTAAAACAACTACATCAGGAAGTTTAAATCCTAAGCAATCTCAATATGTAGATTATATATCCACCTCATCAGAAATTTTGTTAAATTTAGTCAATGATATTCTTGATCTTGCTACAGTTGATGCAGGTATTATGAAATTAAATTATAGTACGATTGTTCTTAGTGATTTTTTAGATGAAGTAAAACAATCTATTTCCAGCAAAATGAATGAAAATAATATAAGGTTAACAGTTGTTTCTAATGGAAATCTGGGAACCCTCGTTGCTGATCGGCAAAGATTATTTCAAATTTTTGCTAAAATTCTCAGCAATGCTACAGATTTTTCTTCTAAAAATTATACCGTCATTTTAGAAGCTTCCCGCGATAATGGAGATTTTGTTTTCTCTATTACAAACAATGGATCAAGCATTCCTGAAGATATGTGTAAAAACATATTTAATAGATTCGTTTCAAATGCACATCATGGACAACGCAAAAGAGTCGGCTTAGGATTGTCTATAGTTGAAAGTTTTGTAAATCTTCATGGTGGGAATGTATCGATTAATAGTTGTCATGAAGGAATTACCAAAATCAATTGCCGCATTCCTTCCAAAGAATAA
- a CDS encoding phosphoenolpyruvate carboxykinase (ATP) — protein MVKFDCGGSSRVYHNLSVSRLYEESIRREKTILTCDGALRALTGQHTGRSALDKFIVRDDYTEKNVFWENNKHISPANFAALKADMLDYIKDKELFVQDLVACPYTKNSLSVRVVTQYAWHSLFIRNLLKHQDDLDAIPDTMNLQVIVLPDFTADPKRHGCRSGTIIAIDLNMGLVLIGGTSYAGEIKKSIFTYLNHVFPERWIMPMHCSINMGKEEDIALFFGLSGTGKTTLSASVERSLIGDDEHGWDEEGVFNFEAGCYAKSINLSKEMEPEIFSSSCRFGTVLENVAVNEHGIPDFKDSSFTENTRAAYPLNFVPNHALKSVGGHPKHVIMLTADAFGVLPPVAYLNPEQAVYYFLSGYTAKLAGTEKSVLRPEATFSACFGAPFMSRDPAEYGEILKDYITKYCVDCWLVNTGWTAGPYGQGYRMPLSITRALLKAIFDRSIKEMPYRIDENFGFSVPMEVKGVDKKILNPRDSWGDVEAYDRKMRELVLMFEDNAKKKKLKKII, from the coding sequence ATGGTGAAATTTGATTGCGGGGGATCTTCTCGTGTATATCATAATTTGAGCGTAAGTAGGTTATACGAGGAATCGATTCGCCGAGAAAAAACCATTCTCACCTGCGATGGGGCGTTGAGAGCATTAACTGGACAGCATACAGGTCGTTCTGCACTTGATAAATTCATTGTTCGCGATGATTATACTGAAAAAAATGTATTTTGGGAGAATAACAAGCACATTTCTCCTGCTAATTTCGCTGCGTTGAAAGCAGATATGTTAGATTACATCAAGGATAAAGAATTATTCGTACAGGATTTAGTTGCTTGCCCTTATACAAAAAACTCGCTTTCCGTACGTGTCGTTACGCAATATGCATGGCATTCCCTGTTCATACGCAACTTGTTGAAGCATCAAGATGATCTTGATGCTATCCCTGATACAATGAATTTGCAGGTTATAGTATTGCCTGATTTTACTGCTGATCCGAAAAGACATGGATGTCGTTCAGGGACAATAATCGCGATCGATTTGAATATGGGCTTGGTATTAATAGGAGGAACTTCCTATGCTGGAGAAATAAAAAAATCAATATTTACCTATCTGAATCATGTTTTTCCAGAACGTTGGATTATGCCAATGCATTGCTCTATTAACATGGGCAAAGAAGAGGATATTGCATTGTTTTTTGGACTTTCTGGAACAGGGAAAACGACTTTATCAGCAAGTGTTGAAAGATCTCTTATAGGAGATGATGAGCACGGTTGGGATGAGGAAGGGGTGTTTAATTTTGAGGCTGGTTGTTATGCGAAGTCCATTAATCTTTCGAAAGAAATGGAACCAGAGATTTTTTCTTCTTCCTGTCGTTTTGGAACGGTGCTTGAAAATGTAGCGGTTAATGAGCATGGAATTCCTGACTTTAAAGATTCCTCTTTTACAGAAAACACTCGCGCCGCCTATCCTCTTAATTTTGTTCCTAATCATGCGTTAAAATCTGTAGGAGGGCATCCCAAACATGTGATTATGCTTACTGCTGATGCATTTGGAGTTTTGCCTCCAGTGGCATATTTGAATCCTGAGCAAGCTGTATATTATTTTCTTTCTGGGTATACTGCTAAGTTGGCCGGCACAGAAAAAAGTGTCTTAAGACCTGAAGCAACCTTTTCGGCGTGTTTTGGCGCTCCATTTATGTCTAGAGATCCTGCTGAATATGGTGAAATTCTCAAGGATTATATTACTAAGTATTGCGTTGATTGTTGGCTGGTAAATACTGGATGGACCGCAGGTCCATATGGCCAAGGTTATCGTATGCCATTAAGTATAACGCGTGCGTTGTTGAAGGCAATTTTTGACCGTTCTATTAAAGAAATGCCATATCGTATTGATGAAAATTTTGGTTTTTCTGTTCCGATGGAAGTTAAAGGAGTAGATAAAAAAATTTTGAATCCACGGGATTCGTGGGGAGACGTTGAAGCATATGATAGAAAAATGAGAGAATTGGTATTAATGTTTGAGGATAATGCCAAAAAGAAAAAGTTAAAAAAGATAATTTAG
- the hslV gene encoding ATP-dependent protease subunit HslV, whose amino-acid sequence MIAMSEGDSSSIKMHATTILTVRKDGVVVVAGDGQVSLGNTVMKGNARKVRRLGKGNIIAGFAGSSADAFTLLERLEKKLEQYPNQLLRAAVELAKDWRTDKYLRNLEAMILIADKTTTLVITGVGDVLEPEHGVMAIGSGGSYALAAARALMNTQKSAEEITREAMSIAADICVYTNHEIVLETLEVGGQ is encoded by the coding sequence ATGATAGCAATGAGTGAGGGGGATTCTTCTTCTATTAAAATGCATGCTACAACGATTTTGACAGTACGTAAGGACGGAGTTGTCGTGGTTGCTGGCGATGGGCAAGTAAGTCTCGGGAATACTGTGATGAAGGGCAATGCTCGGAAAGTTCGCCGTTTAGGTAAAGGGAATATCATTGCGGGATTTGCGGGTTCTTCTGCAGATGCGTTTACCCTTTTAGAAAGATTAGAAAAAAAACTTGAACAATATCCAAACCAACTTTTGCGTGCAGCTGTTGAATTGGCTAAAGATTGGCGTACGGATAAATATTTGCGTAATCTTGAGGCGATGATACTGATAGCCGACAAAACGACAACGTTAGTTATTACGGGAGTGGGAGATGTTCTCGAGCCAGAGCATGGGGTTATGGCAATTGGATCTGGAGGATCTTATGCTCTTGCTGCAGCTCGTGCTTTGATGAATACGCAGAAGAGCGCAGAAGAAATCACTCGTGAGGCTATGTCTATTGCGGCTGATATTTGTGTTTATACTAATCATGAAATTGTATTAGAAACATTGGAAGTCGGAGGACAATAG
- the hslU gene encoding ATP-dependent protease ATPase subunit HslU — MMLTFNFSPREIVSELDRHIIGQNDAKRAVAIALRNRWRRQQLSEDLRDEVMPKNILLVGPTGVGKTAISRRLAKLAGAPFIKVEVTKFTEIGYVGRNVEQIIRDLVDVAINLVREKRRDEAREQAAINAEERILDALVGKATTSNTREVFRQKLRNGEMSDKEIDIEIADTSADISSFDMPGSGASIGVLNLSELFSKVMGSGRKKKIHTSVQKCYPELVRDECDQLIDMDAVHRDSIQMVENYGIVFLDEIDKIVARESGGGIGVSREGVQRDLLPLVEGCSVSTKYGSVNTEHILFIASGAFHVSRPADLLPEMQGRFPVRVHLKSLSRDDFRLILTDTESNLILQYKELMKTEGVILDFTEDSIDALADVAVNLNSTVGDIGARRLQTVMERVLEDISFSASELQEKTVVIDAEYVRLHMGDFSSEMDVYRYIL; from the coding sequence ATGATGCTTACATTTAATTTTTCTCCGCGTGAAATTGTCTCTGAACTTGATCGCCATATTATTGGTCAAAACGACGCCAAACGTGCGGTAGCGATAGCTCTGAGGAATCGTTGGAGAAGACAGCAATTATCTGAGGATTTGCGTGATGAAGTAATGCCTAAGAACATATTGCTTGTTGGCCCTACTGGTGTTGGAAAGACAGCAATTTCTCGTCGCTTAGCAAAATTGGCAGGGGCTCCTTTTATTAAAGTTGAAGTGACCAAATTTACTGAGATTGGATATGTTGGGCGTAACGTTGAGCAGATTATACGAGATTTAGTTGACGTTGCAATCAATCTCGTGCGGGAGAAGAGGCGTGATGAGGCGCGAGAACAAGCTGCTATTAACGCGGAGGAAAGGATATTAGATGCTCTCGTGGGCAAGGCTACTACATCTAATACACGGGAAGTTTTTCGTCAGAAATTACGTAATGGGGAGATGTCTGACAAAGAAATTGATATAGAAATAGCCGATACATCTGCTGATATTTCAAGCTTCGATATGCCGGGATCAGGGGCTAGTATAGGAGTTCTAAACCTTTCAGAGTTGTTTTCCAAGGTTATGGGTAGTGGGCGTAAGAAAAAGATACATACGTCTGTGCAAAAGTGTTATCCGGAACTTGTGCGTGATGAGTGTGATCAATTGATTGATATGGATGCGGTGCACAGAGATAGCATACAAATGGTTGAAAATTATGGAATTGTTTTTCTAGACGAAATTGATAAAATAGTTGCGCGAGAATCGGGTGGCGGAATAGGTGTTTCTCGTGAAGGAGTGCAACGTGACCTTTTGCCGTTAGTAGAAGGGTGTTCTGTATCGACGAAATATGGATCTGTTAATACGGAGCATATTCTTTTTATTGCATCAGGGGCTTTCCATGTCTCTAGGCCGGCAGATCTTTTGCCTGAAATGCAGGGGAGGTTCCCGGTTCGTGTGCATTTAAAATCCTTAAGTAGAGATGATTTTAGATTGATTTTAACGGACACGGAGTCAAATCTCATACTCCAGTATAAGGAATTGATGAAAACAGAGGGTGTTATCTTAGACTTTACAGAGGATTCAATAGATGCCCTCGCTGATGTGGCTGTGAATTTGAATAGTACTGTTGGTGATATAGGAGCTCGGCGGTTGCAGACAGTGATGGAGCGAGTTTTAGAGGATATATCCTTTTCTGCTTCGGAGCTTCAGGAAAAAACCGTTGTGATTGATGCTGAATACGTGCGGTTACACATGGGAGACTTTTCATCTGAAATGGATGTATATCGCTATATTCTATAA
- the coaA gene encoding type I pantothenate kinase, translated as MQNHSLYHFFTSHEWAAHLKNTSILNKEIDNSLLSSNAPIDPNEILSAYLPLSHFLLINVKSTKRTYQQYNKFLNIKKRTKTPFIIGITGSVSSGKSTISRVLCTLLQQISNFKVSLVTTDGFLFPNAILEKKKLLKRKGFPESYDLNKLLEFLSEIKSGRTEVFAPRYSHSQYDILEEEYDKIIQPDILLLEGINILQSNIWSDNHKTMPLVSDFLDFSIYIDATEQAIHQWYLNRFLGLRKEGFLNPNSYFHRFTEISESQSLQIAETSWADINLPNLQQNILPTRKSANIILSKGENHLIETIAIRKL; from the coding sequence ATACAAAATCATTCCCTTTATCATTTTTTTACATCGCATGAATGGGCTGCGCATTTAAAAAATACGTCTATCTTAAATAAAGAAATAGACAATTCATTACTCTCTTCTAATGCTCCAATTGACCCAAATGAAATACTCAGCGCATACCTCCCCCTATCACATTTTTTATTGATAAATGTAAAATCTACCAAAAGAACTTATCAGCAATACAATAAATTTTTAAATATTAAAAAAAGGACTAAAACACCCTTTATTATTGGAATTACGGGATCTGTATCCTCAGGAAAATCTACTATTTCCCGTGTTTTATGCACTTTATTGCAACAAATTTCTAATTTCAAAGTTTCCCTTGTTACCACGGATGGCTTTCTTTTCCCTAATGCTATTCTCGAAAAAAAGAAGCTGCTGAAACGCAAAGGATTCCCAGAAAGCTATGATTTAAACAAGCTGTTAGAGTTCCTCTCTGAGATAAAATCTGGGAGAACAGAAGTTTTTGCGCCACGTTATTCACACTCGCAATATGACATTTTAGAAGAAGAATACGATAAAATAATCCAACCTGATATACTTTTATTAGAAGGAATTAATATATTACAATCAAATATTTGGTCAGATAATCACAAAACCATGCCTCTGGTTTCAGATTTCTTAGATTTTTCAATTTACATAGACGCCACAGAACAAGCTATCCATCAATGGTATTTAAATCGCTTTTTAGGGCTACGGAAAGAAGGATTCCTCAATCCAAATTCTTATTTTCATCGCTTTACAGAAATAAGCGAAAGTCAGTCTTTACAAATCGCCGAAACATCTTGGGCCGATATAAATCTCCCCAATTTACAACAGAATATTTTACCCACACGCAAAAGCGCAAACATCATTCTATCCAAAGGAGAAAATCACTTGATAGAAACCATTGCGATAAGAAAGTTATAA
- a CDS encoding P-loop NTPase, protein MSRLIKEQIMDSLKVLSIPGDNHNIVDMKRLSEIFIVEDTVYLSINVPHDIAERLHSLRLQAQEIIQTMPNIRNAVVTLTGNKNPDQGIKKIIHTKSNVKSFIAVASGKGGVGKSTTAVNIACALKSKGYNVAILDADIYGPSVPKLLKLSGKAEISKKKP, encoded by the coding sequence ATGAGCCGACTTATAAAAGAACAAATTATGGATTCTTTAAAAGTATTGTCCATACCAGGTGATAATCATAATATCGTTGATATGAAAAGGCTATCGGAGATTTTTATAGTTGAAGATACAGTATATCTTTCTATCAATGTTCCCCATGATATAGCAGAACGATTGCATTCTTTGCGCTTGCAAGCTCAAGAAATAATACAAACTATGCCCAATATACGAAATGCCGTAGTTACGCTCACAGGCAATAAAAATCCCGACCAAGGCATAAAGAAAATAATACACACTAAATCAAATGTTAAGTCATTCATAGCTGTCGCTTCCGGTAAAGGAGGTGTTGGAAAATCAACTACTGCTGTTAATATCGCCTGTGCATTGAAAAGTAAAGGTTACAATGTTGCTATACTTGATGCAGATATTTATGGTCCATCCGTACCAAAACTTTTGAAGTTGTCTGGAAAAGCGGAAATATCAAAAAAAAAACCTTAA
- the tsaE gene encoding tRNA (adenosine(37)-N6)-threonylcarbamoyltransferase complex ATPase subunit type 1 TsaE gives MTMNFSEKNLTIIPLLHEKNTVCLGNHLASILKLGDCLTLSGDLGAGKTFLARSIIRFLTKNPELEVLSPTFTLVQLYDASIPIAHFDFYRLSGHQEVFELGLDEILNERICIIEWPEIGRKILPQKTIDIQLSQDKNGRKATVSAEKWIISHLNKIKSPTY, from the coding sequence ATGACAATGAATTTTTCTGAAAAAAATTTAACAATTATTCCTCTCCTACATGAAAAAAATACTGTTTGCCTTGGTAATCATTTAGCATCTATACTCAAGCTAGGCGATTGCCTAACTCTATCCGGAGATTTAGGGGCAGGGAAAACTTTCTTAGCTCGCTCTATCATACGATTCTTAACGAAGAATCCTGAATTAGAAGTTTTAAGCCCTACTTTTACATTAGTCCAATTATATGACGCTAGCATACCAATAGCTCATTTCGACTTCTATCGACTGTCTGGCCATCAAGAAGTGTTTGAATTGGGGCTTGATGAAATCTTAAACGAAAGAATCTGCATTATTGAATGGCCTGAAATCGGGAGAAAAATTCTTCCACAAAAAACTATTGATATTCAACTAAGTCAGGATAAAAATGGTAGAAAAGCTACTGTTTCAGCTGAAAAATGGATCATATCTCATCTTAATAAAATAAAATCGCCTACATATTAA